One part of the Tunicatimonas pelagia genome encodes these proteins:
- a CDS encoding mechanosensitive ion channel family protein, which translates to MEEPVQTVWEQIKEWVLMVYGWFTYDLFELSGRSFDLLDIIFYVASLVFLVILSGRFRNILSDKILARYNLDIGVRQSIGTIVRYLVLVLGISIIIQSAGIDLSSLTVLAGALGVGLGFGLQNIANNFISGLIILFERPIKVGDRIEVGDVNGDVVNISARATTVITNDNISIIVPNSEFISSQVINWSHNDRRVRFHFPIGVSYSENPQKVKDLLMEVMGEHPGILKNPPPDVWFTEFGDSSLNFDMMVWTSMYVQRPQALKSQLYYSVFKKFGEHNVEIPFPQRDLHIRSGELPVELKNHNGISTQQTD; encoded by the coding sequence ATGGAAGAGCCAGTGCAAACCGTATGGGAGCAGATAAAAGAGTGGGTGCTCATGGTCTATGGGTGGTTCACCTACGATTTATTTGAACTATCGGGGCGTTCGTTCGACCTTCTCGATATCATTTTCTACGTGGCTAGCCTTGTCTTTCTGGTAATTCTTTCCGGAAGGTTTCGGAATATTCTTTCCGATAAGATTTTAGCCCGGTATAACTTAGATATTGGGGTTCGTCAGTCTATTGGTACCATTGTTCGCTATCTGGTGTTGGTATTGGGGATTTCTATTATCATCCAGTCGGCGGGTATTGATCTTAGCTCATTAACGGTATTAGCTGGTGCACTTGGGGTTGGGCTGGGTTTTGGCCTACAGAACATCGCTAATAATTTTATCTCGGGATTAATTATTTTGTTCGAACGGCCCATTAAGGTAGGCGACCGCATTGAGGTGGGTGATGTTAATGGCGATGTAGTGAATATTTCGGCTCGAGCCACTACCGTTATCACTAATGATAATATCTCTATCATCGTGCCTAATTCCGAATTTATCTCTTCGCAGGTGATTAACTGGAGCCATAACGACCGACGGGTGCGCTTCCACTTTCCGATAGGAGTTTCTTACAGCGAAAATCCGCAGAAGGTTAAAGATTTGCTGATGGAGGTAATGGGTGAGCATCCGGGAATACTGAAGAATCCTCCGCCCGACGTTTGGTTCACCGAATTTGGCGATAGCTCGCTCAACTTTGATATGATGGTCTGGACCTCCATGTACGTACAACGCCCCCAAGCCCTGAAGAGCCAACTATACTACTCGGTTTTCAAAAAATTTGGCGAACATAATGTTGAAATTCCGTTTCCGCAACGCGATTTGCACATCCGTAGCGGTGAACTGCCCGTAGAACTAAAAAATCATAATGGAATCAGTACGCAGCAAACCGATTAA
- a CDS encoding cytochrome B, translating to MYIGLLHLHSTLRYVVVILLIAVIIKAFLGWSGNKTFTETDRKLGLFTMISVHLQLVIGLILYFISPVVQSALADMGAAMKNTELRFWAVEHIATNIIGIILITIGYSTAKRAATDKAKFMRTALFYLIGFVLIMSAIPWPWSRVARGWF from the coding sequence ATGTATATTGGCCTTCTTCACCTTCACTCTACCCTGCGCTACGTAGTAGTCATATTGCTTATTGCTGTCATTATTAAAGCTTTTTTAGGCTGGTCGGGTAACAAAACTTTTACAGAAACCGACCGAAAACTAGGCTTATTCACCATGATTTCGGTACACCTTCAGTTGGTAATCGGCCTCATTTTGTACTTCATCAGCCCGGTAGTGCAAAGTGCATTGGCTGATATGGGAGCAGCTATGAAGAATACGGAGCTGCGCTTTTGGGCTGTAGAACACATTGCTACCAATATCATCGGTATTATTTTAATTACCATTGGTTACTCTACCGCCAAACGGGCTGCTACCGATAAAGCGAAGTTTATGCGTACTGCTTTGTTTTATCTGATTGGTTTTGTGCTGATTATGTCCGCTATTCCCTGGCCCTGGAGCCGAGTAGCCCGAGGCTGGTTCTAA
- a CDS encoding DASH family cryptochrome, translated as MTKQKDMTDAAIVWFRNDLRLHDNVTLTEAIRKSDKVYPVYCFDPRHFAETELEFPKTDSYRAQFLVESLQNLRDNLQAIGSDLIVRQGVPESVIPQLAKEVGASKVLASKEVTSEERSVEKQMGDRLSPLGIELELIWQSTLLHVDDIPWPINNVPDIFSQFRREAEKTTQVRNTVPAPDALNNVASITAGDIPTLDQLGLLPVEADKRAVLAFKGGETTGLARLDEYFWERDCLKNYKETRNGMLGADYSSKFSAWLANGSLSPRTIYEEVKRYEQQRVKNKSTYWLVFELLWRDYFRFIAKKYGNSIFQFGGIQDKSPDLRNDIGLFHKWKNGKTGVPFIDANMREINATGFMSNRGRQNVASFLVKDLKVNWTWGALFFESILIDYDVCSNWCNWNYMAGVGNDPRENRYFNIMSQAQRYDGQGEYVRHWIPELSDVRGKKIHYPTEIPQPELASMGVRLGEDYPRPLVAFSKWLY; from the coding sequence ATGACTAAACAGAAAGATATGACTGATGCTGCGATAGTTTGGTTCAGGAATGACTTACGCTTACACGATAATGTTACTTTAACCGAAGCAATCCGTAAATCTGATAAAGTTTATCCGGTGTACTGCTTTGATCCTCGGCATTTTGCCGAAACCGAGTTGGAATTTCCTAAAACAGATTCATACCGGGCTCAATTCTTAGTAGAATCACTGCAAAATCTCCGCGATAATCTTCAGGCTATTGGTTCTGATCTTATCGTCCGACAAGGTGTGCCCGAGTCCGTTATTCCTCAGTTAGCCAAAGAAGTGGGTGCTTCTAAAGTGCTTGCCAGCAAGGAAGTAACTTCCGAAGAACGCTCAGTAGAAAAGCAAATGGGAGACCGGCTGTCGCCTCTGGGCATTGAACTAGAACTTATTTGGCAGTCTACCCTACTGCACGTGGACGATATTCCCTGGCCTATCAATAATGTGCCTGACATTTTCTCTCAGTTCAGGCGAGAAGCAGAGAAAACTACTCAGGTGAGAAATACGGTGCCTGCTCCCGATGCGTTGAACAATGTTGCCTCAATTACCGCGGGCGATATTCCTACTTTAGATCAACTAGGCCTACTCCCGGTTGAGGCTGATAAACGGGCTGTTTTAGCTTTTAAGGGAGGGGAAACCACCGGGTTGGCGCGACTAGATGAATACTTCTGGGAGAGAGACTGCCTGAAAAATTATAAGGAGACCCGAAATGGGATGTTGGGAGCCGATTATTCATCTAAATTCTCAGCTTGGCTAGCCAACGGATCGCTTTCACCCCGAACAATTTACGAAGAAGTAAAACGCTACGAGCAGCAGCGGGTGAAGAACAAATCAACCTACTGGCTAGTTTTTGAGCTGCTTTGGCGCGATTACTTCCGGTTTATAGCCAAAAAATACGGCAACAGCATCTTTCAGTTTGGTGGGATTCAGGATAAAAGCCCGGACCTTCGCAACGATATTGGCTTGTTTCATAAGTGGAAAAACGGCAAAACGGGGGTGCCTTTTATTGATGCGAACATGCGCGAGATCAACGCCACGGGGTTTATGTCGAACCGTGGTCGGCAGAATGTAGCGAGTTTTTTAGTAAAAGACCTGAAAGTAAACTGGACCTGGGGAGCGTTGTTCTTTGAGTCAATTTTGATTGACTACGATGTTTGTAGCAACTGGTGCAACTGGAACTACATGGCCGGAGTGGGCAATGATCCGCGGGAGAATCGTTACTTCAATATTATGAGTCAAGCTCAGCGCTACGACGGCCAGGGCGAGTACGTTCGCCACTGGATTCCTGAATTATCTGATGTGCGCGGAAAGAAAATACACTACCCTACCGAGATTCCTCAACCAGAGCTGGCTAGCATGGGCGTTCGGTTGGGAGAAGATTACCCAAGGCCATTAGTAGCATTCAGTAAATGGCTTTATTGA
- a CDS encoding YihY/virulence factor BrkB family protein: MKRWQEYWGRIKKTVGMRLLIDTYKGFQHDNPMLYGASIAFYMIFSLPALLIFAVYIAGIIYGEEAVKGTLYEQISTHVGEGIAKQIQNILRNVNLNESGAVAKTIGFATLIFSATTVFVNIQLALNEIWGVRAKPRRGWLKLIVDRLFSFVIVVSLGLILIAIQIIDLALKVFEEFIPQFLSDYTVYLMQLASLTISIAIVTLVFALVFKLLPDAVIRWRDVWVGSLVTTVLFVLGKELIGLYLTTSNLSTSYGAAGSLVILLIWIYYSAVIFLVGAEFTKAYSHHVGDTIIPKKNAVQVIKQEIEREPEPEKISTELT, translated from the coding sequence ATGAAGCGTTGGCAAGAATACTGGGGAAGGATTAAGAAAACCGTAGGAATGCGGTTGCTCATTGATACCTACAAGGGGTTTCAGCACGATAACCCTATGCTCTACGGAGCATCTATTGCTTTCTACATGATCTTTTCTCTACCGGCTCTACTGATTTTTGCAGTATATATTGCTGGTATAATCTACGGCGAAGAGGCAGTAAAGGGAACATTGTATGAGCAGATATCCACCCACGTAGGCGAAGGCATTGCTAAGCAAATTCAGAATATTCTTCGTAATGTTAATCTCAATGAGTCAGGTGCAGTAGCCAAAACTATTGGTTTCGCTACGCTAATTTTTAGTGCTACTACCGTATTTGTTAATATTCAGTTAGCCCTAAACGAAATCTGGGGCGTTCGGGCCAAACCCCGCCGAGGCTGGCTTAAACTGATTGTAGATCGCCTGTTTTCTTTTGTAATTGTAGTAAGCCTGGGGCTAATTCTCATTGCTATTCAAATTATTGATCTAGCATTGAAGGTCTTTGAAGAGTTCATTCCTCAGTTTTTGTCAGATTATACAGTGTATCTCATGCAACTGGCCAGCTTAACCATCAGCATTGCTATTGTGACTTTGGTATTTGCCCTGGTATTCAAATTACTGCCCGACGCGGTAATTCGCTGGCGTGATGTATGGGTAGGTTCATTGGTTACTACGGTTTTGTTTGTGCTAGGAAAAGAATTGATTGGCTTATATCTAACTACCAGCAATTTATCTACTTCCTACGGTGCCGCTGGCTCGCTGGTCATTCTGTTGATCTGGATCTATTATTCGGCGGTCATTTTTCTGGTTGGAGCTGAATTTACCAAAGCCTATTCTCATCATGTGGGCGATACCATTATTCCTAAAAAGAACGCAGTACAGGTAATTAAGCAAGAAATAGAGCGGGAACCGGAGCCAGAAAAAATTTCTACGGAATTGACCTAA